One window from the genome of Pseudomonas fluorescens encodes:
- a CDS encoding DUF1294 domain-containing protein: protein MNDSGARKRAGGNAGGAVQHLRLKLMVFALLCALPLFGSLLFGLRAVSWVPMAAYGVVSVVAFLLYWSDKRKARAEAWRTPENVLHALELAGGWPGALLAQQLFRHKTRKVSFQVVFWFIVLLHQVFWIDQLFLGGYLLALS from the coding sequence ATGAACGATTCAGGCGCCCGTAAACGCGCAGGGGGCAATGCCGGCGGCGCTGTGCAGCACCTGCGGCTCAAGCTGATGGTCTTTGCGCTGCTCTGCGCCTTGCCGCTGTTCGGCTCGCTGCTGTTCGGGCTGCGGGCGGTGTCGTGGGTGCCGATGGCAGCCTACGGTGTCGTCAGTGTGGTGGCGTTCCTGCTGTACTGGAGCGACAAGCGCAAGGCGCGCGCCGAGGCCTGGCGCACCCCGGAGAACGTGCTGCATGCACTGGAGCTGGCCGGCGGTTGGCCTGGAGCCTTGCTGGCCCAGCAGCTGTTTCGCCACAAGACCCGCAAAGTCTCGTTCCAGGTGGTGTTCTGGTTCATCGTACTGTTGCATCAGGTGTTCTGGATCGACCAGTTGTTCCTGGGTGGTTATCTGTTGGCGTTGTCCTAG
- a CDS encoding FMN-dependent NADH-azoreductase encodes MKLLHIDSSILGDNSASRQLSREVVEAWKAAEPGITVTYRDLAADAISHFSAQTLVAAGTSAELRDAALKYEADLSSETMAEFQAADALVIAAPMYNFSIPTQLKAWIDRIAVAGQTFRYTEAGFEGLCGGKKLVIVSTAGGVHTGQPSGAGHEDYLKVMFGFLGITDIEFVRAEGLAKGDDMRNKGMNEAQAQIGEQFAAA; translated from the coding sequence ATGAAACTGCTGCACATCGATTCGAGCATCCTCGGCGACAACTCCGCTTCCCGCCAATTGAGCCGTGAAGTGGTTGAAGCCTGGAAAGCTGCCGAGCCAGGCATCACCGTCACCTACCGTGACCTGGCCGCCGATGCCATCAGCCATTTTTCCGCCCAGACCCTGGTCGCTGCCGGTACCAGCGCCGAATTGCGCGACGCTGCGCTCAAGTACGAAGCCGACCTTAGCAGCGAGACAATGGCAGAGTTCCAGGCGGCGGATGCGCTGGTCATCGCCGCGCCGATGTACAACTTCAGCATTCCGACCCAACTCAAGGCCTGGATCGACCGTATTGCCGTGGCCGGCCAGACGTTCCGCTACACCGAAGCGGGCTTCGAAGGCCTGTGCGGTGGCAAGAAGCTGGTGATCGTTTCCACCGCCGGTGGTGTGCACACCGGGCAGCCGAGTGGTGCAGGCCATGAGGATTACCTGAAAGTGATGTTCGGTTTTCTGGGCATCACCGACATCGAATTCGTCCGTGCGGAAGGGCTGGCCAAGGGCGATGACATGCGCAATAAGGGCATGAACGAAGCCCAGGCGCAGATCGGCGAACAGTTCGCCGCTGCGTAA
- a CDS encoding undecaprenyl-diphosphate phosphatase, producing MDLWTAFSALILGVVEGLTEFLPISSTGHQIIVADLLEFGGERAMAFNIIIQLGAILAVVWEFRRKIFDVVLGLPTQPGARRFTANLLIAFLPAVVLGVLFADWIHHYLFNPITVAAALVVGGVVMLWAEKRQHQVHAETVDEISWKDALKVGLAQCIAMIPGTSRSGATIIGGLLFGLSRKTATEFSFFLAMPTMVGAAVYSGYKYRELFVPADFPVFAIGFVTAFIFAMIAVKGLLRFIASHSYAVFAWYRIAFGLLILATWQFGWVDWTAAKP from the coding sequence ATGGATTTGTGGACCGCCTTTTCGGCACTGATTCTTGGCGTAGTGGAAGGTTTGACGGAATTTCTGCCGATTTCCAGCACGGGACACCAGATCATTGTCGCCGACTTGCTCGAGTTCGGTGGCGAACGAGCGATGGCATTCAACATCATCATCCAGCTTGGCGCGATCCTCGCGGTGGTCTGGGAGTTTCGGCGCAAGATCTTCGACGTGGTGCTGGGCCTGCCGACGCAACCCGGCGCCCGCCGGTTTACCGCCAACCTGCTGATCGCCTTCCTGCCTGCCGTAGTCCTGGGCGTGCTGTTTGCAGACTGGATTCACCACTATCTGTTCAACCCGATCACCGTAGCCGCCGCGCTGGTGGTGGGTGGTGTGGTGATGCTCTGGGCCGAGAAGCGCCAGCACCAGGTGCATGCTGAAACGGTGGACGAGATCTCCTGGAAGGATGCGTTGAAGGTCGGCCTGGCCCAGTGCATTGCGATGATCCCGGGCACCTCCCGTTCCGGCGCGACCATCATTGGTGGCTTGCTGTTTGGCCTGTCGCGTAAAACCGCTACCGAGTTCTCGTTCTTCCTGGCGATGCCCACCATGGTCGGCGCAGCCGTCTACTCGGGCTACAAGTACCGCGAACTGTTCGTCCCGGCGGATTTCCCGGTGTTCGCCATTGGTTTTGTCACGGCGTTCATTTTCGCCATGATCGCGGTCAAGGGCCTGCTGCGGTTCATCGCCAGCCACAGCTACGCCGTGTTCGCCTGGTATCGCATCGCCTTTGGCCTGTTGATCCTGGCCACCTGGCAGTTCGGCTGGGTGGATTGGACCGCCGCCAAGCCATGA
- the lpxO gene encoding lipid A hydroxylase LpxO — MKLIIVAIYLLSIGYVHLRGRVRHKIGRQLSDHSSFLAPINCLLYLCSKLPNKPFLSPAQFPDLSPLQAHWEEIRAEGQSLLRAGEIKRSNQYDDVGFNSFFKTGWKRFYLKWYGDSHPSAMKLCPRTTELVQGIGSIKAAMFAELPPGSKLVRHRDPYAGSYRYHLGLETPNDAGCYINVDGEPYHWRDGEAVIFDETFIHYAENTTAHNRIILFCDVERPMRFRWATAFNRWFSRTVMAAAGAPNDAGDRTGGLNRAFSRLYKIRLQGKALKKRNRTLYYLQKWAFFGGLLAIFVWI; from the coding sequence GTGAAACTCATCATTGTCGCGATCTACCTCCTCTCCATTGGTTACGTTCACCTGCGCGGACGCGTGCGGCATAAGATCGGGCGCCAGTTGAGCGATCATTCGTCTTTTCTGGCACCGATCAATTGCCTGCTTTACCTGTGCTCGAAACTGCCGAACAAGCCTTTCCTGAGCCCGGCGCAGTTCCCCGACCTGAGCCCGTTGCAGGCCCATTGGGAAGAGATCCGGGCCGAAGGCCAGAGCCTGCTGCGCGCCGGGGAGATCAAGCGTTCCAATCAGTATGACGACGTGGGCTTCAATTCATTCTTCAAGACCGGCTGGAAGCGTTTCTACCTGAAGTGGTACGGCGACAGCCATCCCTCGGCCATGAAGCTGTGCCCACGCACCACGGAACTGGTGCAAGGCATCGGTTCGATCAAGGCAGCGATGTTTGCCGAGTTGCCGCCGGGGTCGAAGCTGGTCCGCCACCGCGACCCTTACGCCGGGTCCTATCGGTATCACCTGGGCCTGGAAACGCCCAACGATGCCGGCTGCTACATCAATGTCGATGGCGAGCCTTATCATTGGCGCGATGGCGAAGCGGTGATTTTCGACGAAACGTTCATCCATTACGCCGAGAACACCACCGCCCATAATCGCATCATCCTGTTCTGCGACGTGGAACGGCCGATGAGGTTTCGCTGGGCCACCGCCTTCAACCGCTGGTTCAGCCGTACCGTGATGGCGGCGGCCGGTGCGCCCAACGACGCGGGCGACAGGACGGGCGGCCTGAACCGGGCGTTCTCCAGGCTCTACAAGATCCGATTGCAAGGCAAGGCCCTGAAGAAGCGCAATCGCACGCTGTATTACCTGCAGAAGTGGGCTTTTTTCGGTGGTTTGCTGGCGATCTTCGTCTGGATTTGA
- a CDS encoding alpha/beta hydrolase family protein, which translates to MTRFGAALLLCWLASLGSVQAAPGPHPHWSAGFHELSFLDPLDQQPMHAIAFYPSTDREQSSLLGGYQIDAAPDAQIAIGRFPLLMLSHGNTGTPLALHDLATSLARKGFVVVAVIHPGDNAQDHSRLGTLSNLYGRPIQISEAITATLNDPMLSPFVNAGQVGVIGYSAGGETALILSGATPDLNRLRRYCAERPDDHDACNTQGELIADRDDLQPVADPRVRALLLMAPLSLKFGRHTLADVHVPVLLYSGDGDKLVAFDKNAAALARKLPTAPDFKTLAGAGHFVFLAPCTDEQIAAMPALCTDADGVDRKDIHRTMISEAGRFFGEALGKPTRAGLKTADQ; encoded by the coding sequence ATGACACGTTTTGGTGCAGCGCTGCTGCTTTGCTGGTTAGCCAGTCTCGGTTCCGTGCAGGCCGCTCCAGGGCCGCATCCGCATTGGAGCGCGGGTTTCCATGAGCTGAGTTTTCTCGATCCGCTGGATCAGCAGCCGATGCACGCCATCGCCTTCTATCCGTCCACCGACCGGGAACAATCCAGCCTGCTGGGTGGCTACCAGATCGATGCCGCGCCGGACGCCCAGATCGCCATCGGCCGCTTCCCGCTATTGATGTTGTCCCATGGCAACACTGGCACGCCGTTGGCCCTGCATGACCTGGCCACCTCGCTGGCGCGCAAGGGGTTTGTCGTGGTGGCGGTGATTCATCCCGGCGACAACGCCCAGGATCACAGCCGGCTTGGTACCCTGAGCAACCTGTACGGGCGGCCGATCCAGATTTCCGAAGCCATCACCGCAACGCTCAATGATCCGATGCTGTCGCCGTTCGTCAACGCCGGGCAGGTCGGGGTGATCGGCTATTCGGCCGGTGGCGAAACCGCGCTGATCCTGTCCGGTGCGACGCCGGACCTCAATCGTCTGCGCCGCTACTGCGCGGAGCGGCCGGACGACCATGACGCCTGTAACACCCAGGGTGAACTGATCGCCGACCGCGATGACCTGCAACCCGTGGCCGACCCCAGGGTCCGGGCGCTGCTGTTGATGGCGCCGTTGAGCCTGAAATTCGGTCGTCATACGTTGGCCGATGTCCATGTGCCGGTGCTGCTGTACAGCGGCGATGGCGACAAATTGGTGGCTTTCGACAAGAATGCCGCCGCCTTGGCCCGTAAGCTGCCCACCGCACCGGATTTCAAGACCTTGGCCGGCGCGGGCCACTTTGTTTTCCTGGCGCCGTGCACCGACGAGCAGATCGCCGCGATGCCCGCGCTCTGCACGGATGCCGACGGTGTCGATCGCAAGGACATCCACCGCACCATGATTTCCGAGGCCGGCCGCTTCTTCGGCGAGGCCTTGGGCAAGCCGACCCGGGCAGGGCTGAAGACGGCCGATCAATAA
- a CDS encoding LysR substrate-binding domain-containing protein, with amino-acid sequence MQDLNDLYYFAKVVEAGGFAAAGRLLGIPKSRLSRRIAELEERLGARLLQRTTRQLKLTAVGERYLRHCQAMLLEAEMADEAVASMSSEPRGRLRVSSPVGLAHQFLPVVIETFLVKYPLVQLDMTLLNRRVDLVGEGIDVALRVRDLGDEDPLLMTRRLRRARLMLVASPAFVEGRRIETPNDLEALPVLGALEADRLVHLRLVKSDGQRVELSLEARLGIDDFIVRRACTLAGLGFTLLPSMYCEQELRDGTLVELLPGWSLPDGWLQAVYPHRRGMLPAVRAWIDHLVEAFEGCGDRTL; translated from the coding sequence ATGCAAGACCTCAATGACTTGTACTACTTCGCCAAAGTCGTCGAAGCCGGTGGCTTCGCGGCGGCCGGGCGCTTGCTGGGCATTCCCAAATCGCGACTGTCGCGGCGTATCGCCGAGCTGGAAGAACGCCTCGGCGCCCGGTTGCTCCAGCGCACCACCCGCCAGTTGAAATTGACGGCGGTTGGCGAACGTTATCTGCGCCATTGCCAGGCCATGTTGCTGGAGGCCGAGATGGCCGACGAAGCGGTGGCGAGCATGTCCAGCGAGCCCCGCGGCCGATTGCGGGTGTCCAGCCCCGTGGGCCTGGCTCACCAGTTCCTGCCGGTGGTGATCGAAACCTTCCTGGTGAAGTACCCCTTGGTGCAACTGGACATGACCCTGCTCAACCGCCGGGTTGACCTGGTCGGCGAAGGCATCGACGTGGCGTTGCGCGTGCGTGACCTGGGGGACGAAGACCCGCTGTTGATGACCCGGCGTTTGCGCCGGGCACGACTGATGCTGGTGGCCAGCCCGGCCTTCGTCGAAGGACGGCGGATCGAGACCCCGAACGATCTGGAGGCGTTGCCGGTGCTGGGGGCGTTGGAAGCCGATCGCCTGGTGCATCTGCGTCTGGTCAAGAGCGATGGACAGCGTGTGGAACTGAGCCTGGAGGCCCGCCTGGGCATCGATGACTTCATTGTGCGTCGAGCCTGCACCCTCGCCGGCCTGGGCTTCACTTTATTGCCGAGCATGTATTGCGAGCAGGAATTGCGGGACGGCACACTGGTGGAACTGCTTCCAGGATGGTCGTTGCCCGACGGCTGGCTACAGGCGGTCTACCCGCATCGGCGCGGCATGTTGCCAGCGGTCCGCGCCTGGATCGATCATTTGGTGGAAGCCTTCGAGGGCTGTGGAGATAGAACGCTATGA
- a CDS encoding MmcQ/YjbR family DNA-binding protein: MSLSEEDVAQFCLGLPGAREDYKWGGVRVFSIAGNKMFALQGLRGDSLAFKVDKDLFLGHCDRPGIHPAPYLARAQWVIMQVPYPLGAEELRGLLQRSHQLVVGKLPKRTQVGLLL, from the coding sequence ATGAGTTTGAGCGAAGAGGATGTCGCGCAGTTTTGCCTGGGTTTGCCCGGTGCCAGGGAAGACTACAAATGGGGCGGCGTGCGGGTGTTTTCCATCGCCGGGAACAAGATGTTCGCCCTTCAGGGCCTGCGGGGCGACTCGTTGGCGTTCAAGGTCGACAAGGATCTGTTCCTGGGCCACTGCGACCGGCCAGGCATTCACCCCGCGCCTTACCTGGCACGGGCCCAGTGGGTCATCATGCAGGTGCCCTACCCGCTGGGGGCCGAAGAACTGCGTGGCCTGCTGCAACGCTCGCACCAATTGGTGGTCGGCAAGTTACCGAAGCGTACCCAGGTCGGGTTGTTGCTGTAG
- a CDS encoding MFS transporter: MPTPSSAPSSLSITLQIVSIVFYTFIAFLCIGLPIAVLPGYVHEQLGFSAVVAGLTIGSQYLATLLSRPMAGRLSDSVGTKRAIVYGLSGIVLSGVLTLISTLLQSFALPSLLILIAGRLLLGVAQGLIGVGTISWCMGQVGVEHTARSISWNGIASYGAIAIGAPLGVVMVGELGFASLGIALSLLAGAALLMIRNKPSVPVIRGERLPFWAVFARIAPYGAGLSLASIGYGTLTTFITLFYISRGWTGAAWCLTVFGICFILARLLFISSIARFGGFNSAIACMSIETLGLALLWLAPSTPFALVGAGLAGFGLSLVYPALGVEAIKQVPNTSRGAGLSAYAVFFDLALAIAGPLMGAVALNLGYSSIFFCAALLSVTGLGLTLLLRRRATNALY; encoded by the coding sequence ATGCCCACGCCCTCCTCTGCCCCCAGTTCCCTGTCGATCACCCTGCAGATCGTCTCCATCGTGTTCTACACCTTCATCGCCTTCCTCTGCATCGGTCTGCCGATTGCCGTGCTGCCCGGGTATGTCCATGAACAATTGGGCTTCAGCGCGGTGGTGGCCGGCCTGACCATCGGTTCACAGTATCTGGCGACCTTGCTCAGCCGCCCCATGGCCGGTCGGTTGTCGGACAGCGTCGGCACCAAGCGGGCGATTGTCTATGGGTTGTCGGGGATTGTGCTCAGCGGCGTGCTGACGCTGATCTCGACCTTGCTGCAAAGCTTTGCGCTACCCAGCCTGTTGATTCTGATCGCCGGTCGCTTGCTGCTCGGCGTGGCACAGGGGCTGATTGGCGTGGGCACCATCAGTTGGTGCATGGGCCAGGTGGGAGTGGAGCACACCGCCCGCTCGATTTCCTGGAACGGTATCGCTTCGTACGGGGCCATCGCTATTGGCGCGCCGTTGGGGGTGGTGATGGTCGGTGAGCTGGGTTTCGCCAGCCTGGGTATTGCGTTGTCGTTGCTGGCAGGCGCAGCGCTGTTGATGATTCGCAACAAGCCGTCGGTGCCGGTCATTCGCGGCGAGCGCTTGCCTTTCTGGGCGGTGTTTGCGCGCATTGCGCCGTACGGAGCGGGCCTGAGCCTGGCATCGATCGGCTACGGCACGCTCACCACGTTCATCACACTGTTTTACATCAGCCGCGGCTGGACCGGCGCGGCGTGGTGCCTGACGGTATTTGGCATCTGCTTCATTCTCGCGCGGTTACTGTTCATTTCAAGCATTGCCCGCTTCGGTGGCTTCAACTCGGCCATTGCCTGCATGAGCATCGAAACCCTCGGGCTGGCATTGCTGTGGCTGGCGCCGTCCACCCCGTTCGCCCTGGTCGGTGCCGGGCTGGCCGGCTTCGGGTTGTCGCTGGTGTATCCCGCGCTCGGGGTGGAGGCTATCAAGCAAGTGCCCAACACCAGCCGTGGCGCGGGCCTGAGCGCCTACGCGGTGTTCTTTGACCTGGCACTGGCGATTGCCGGCCCGTTGATGGGCGCGGTGGCATTGAACCTGGGCTATTCGTCGATTTTCTTCTGTGCCGCCTTGCTGTCGGTCACCGGCCTGGGCCTGACCCTGCTGCTGCGTCGTCGAGCGACAAACGCCCTTTATTGA
- a CDS encoding ABC-F family ATPase — protein sequence MISTANITMQFGAKPLFENVSVKFGAGNRYGLIGANGCGKSTFMKILGGDLEPSGGQVMLEPNVRLGKLRQDQFAYEEFTVIDTVIMGHEELWKVKAERDRIYSLPEMTEEDGMAVAELETEFAEMDGYTAESRAGELLLGLGIGIEQHFGPMSEVSPGWKLRVLLAQALFSDPEVLLLDEPTNHLDINTIRWLENVLTQRSSLMIIISHDRHFLNSVCTHMADLDYGELRLFPGNYDEYMTVATQSREQLLSDNAKKKAQISELQSFVSRFSANASKAKQATSRAKQIDKIQLAEVKPSSRVSPFIRFEQTKKLHRQAVIVERMAKGFDGKPLFKDFSFTVEAGERVAIIGPNGIGKTTLLRTLVNELEPDAGTVKWTDAAELGYYAQDHAHDFEDDVNLFDWMGQWTQGGEQLVRGTLGRMLFSNDEILKSVKVISGGEQGRMLFGKLILQKPNVLVMDEPTNHLDMESIEALNLALENYPGTLIFVSHDREFVSSLATRIIELSADGVVDFSGTYDDYLRSQGVVF from the coding sequence TTGATCTCTACAGCTAACATCACGATGCAGTTCGGCGCCAAGCCACTGTTCGAAAACGTCTCTGTCAAGTTCGGCGCGGGTAACCGCTACGGCCTGATCGGTGCCAACGGTTGCGGCAAGTCGACCTTCATGAAAATCCTCGGCGGCGACCTCGAGCCGTCCGGCGGCCAGGTCATGCTCGAACCGAACGTGCGCCTGGGTAAACTTCGCCAGGATCAGTTCGCCTACGAAGAATTCACCGTGATCGACACCGTGATCATGGGTCACGAAGAGCTGTGGAAGGTCAAGGCCGAGCGCGACCGCATCTATTCGCTGCCGGAAATGACCGAAGAAGACGGCATGGCCGTGGCCGAGCTGGAAACCGAGTTTGCCGAGATGGACGGCTACACCGCCGAATCCCGCGCCGGTGAACTGCTGTTGGGCCTGGGGATTGGCATCGAGCAGCATTTCGGCCCGATGAGCGAAGTGTCGCCAGGCTGGAAACTGCGTGTGCTGCTGGCCCAGGCGCTGTTCTCCGACCCGGAAGTGCTGCTGCTCGACGAGCCGACCAACCACCTGGATATCAACACCATCCGCTGGCTGGAAAACGTGCTGACCCAGCGTTCGAGCCTGATGATCATCATCTCTCACGACCGTCACTTCCTGAACAGCGTCTGCACCCACATGGCGGACCTGGACTACGGCGAGCTGCGCCTGTTCCCGGGCAACTATGACGAGTACATGACCGTGGCGACCCAGTCCCGCGAGCAACTGCTGTCGGACAACGCCAAGAAGAAAGCGCAGATTTCCGAACTGCAGTCGTTCGTCAGCCGTTTCTCGGCCAACGCCTCGAAAGCCAAGCAGGCCACCTCCCGTGCCAAGCAGATCGACAAGATCCAGCTGGCCGAGGTCAAGCCATCGAGCCGCGTCAGCCCGTTCATCCGTTTCGAGCAGACCAAGAAACTGCACCGCCAGGCGGTCATTGTCGAACGCATGGCCAAGGGCTTCGACGGCAAGCCACTGTTCAAGGACTTCAGCTTCACCGTCGAAGCCGGCGAGCGCGTGGCGATCATTGGCCCGAACGGTATCGGCAAGACCACCTTGCTGCGCACCCTGGTCAATGAATTGGAACCGGATGCCGGTACCGTGAAGTGGACCGACGCCGCGGAACTGGGCTACTACGCCCAGGATCACGCCCATGACTTCGAAGACGACGTCAACCTGTTCGACTGGATGGGCCAATGGACCCAGGGCGGCGAACAACTGGTGCGTGGCACCTTGGGGCGCATGCTGTTCTCCAACGACGAGATCCTCAAGTCGGTCAAGGTCATTTCCGGTGGTGAACAGGGCCGCATGCTGTTCGGCAAGCTGATCCTGCAGAAGCCAAACGTACTGGTGATGGACGAACCGACCAACCACTTGGACATGGAATCCATCGAAGCGCTGAACCTGGCGCTGGAAAACTACCCGGGCACCTTGATCTTCGTCAGCCATGACCGAGAGTTCGTATCGTCCCTGGCTACCCGCATCATCGAACTGAGCGCCGACGGCGTGGTCGACTTCAGCGGCACCTATGACGACTACCTGCGCAGCCAGGGTGTGGTGTTCTAA
- the ligD gene encoding DNA ligase D yields the protein MANAESESARLSNAESDATTPRDPGRGGKTAPGTRLPERLSPQLATPVEEPPTGEWRYEVQFHGYRLLTRIEQGEVRLYNRNHQDWTDRLKLHADALAGLDLGDSWLDGELVLLDETGHSDFAALREAFEISRTVDMVYFLFDAPFLNGVDLRQAPVEERRAALKKALGNNASKRLRFSEWFSASQHDMFESAIALSLDSVVGKRLGSPYMSRRSADWVKLKCRLRQAFVIVGFTRPQGKRSGFGALLLAVNGATGLVYAGRVGTGFSQVQIKQLHEQLCTQQRESSPLAEPLNGTQGRGVQWVEPTLTCEVEFTEWTRDNQVRQAIFLGLPLHTPANKVVREQPLPIKPSTPKPQRRKKASTAKVDGVTITHPERVIDSVSGVQKAELAQYYLDIAPWILPHLKLRPVALLRAPDGIGEELFFQKHADRLEIPHIRQLDPQLDPGHAALMEIDDIHALVGAAQMGTVELHTWAATHDRIETPDLFVLDLDPDPSLPWSAMIEATRMTLAVLDELGLQAFLKTSGGKGMHVIVPLARNEGWDTTKAFAKAISQFLTRQMPERITATMGPKNRVGKIFVDYLRNARGASTVAAYSVRARPGLPVSVPIARAELSTLRNAQQWDMYTALERARSLGADPWEGYNHRQRITARMWEQLDAQKPEA from the coding sequence ATGGCCAACGCCGAGAGTGAATCTGCTCGTTTGTCCAATGCCGAGTCGGACGCCACGACGCCCCGCGACCCTGGCCGAGGGGGCAAGACAGCTCCGGGCACCCGCTTGCCCGAGCGCCTGTCGCCGCAGTTAGCCACGCCCGTGGAGGAGCCACCCACCGGTGAATGGCGCTACGAAGTCCAGTTCCACGGATATCGCCTGCTGACCCGCATCGAACAAGGTGAAGTGCGGCTGTACAACCGCAATCACCAAGACTGGACCGATCGGCTGAAACTGCATGCCGACGCCCTGGCCGGGTTGGACCTGGGGGACAGTTGGCTGGATGGCGAACTGGTCCTGCTCGATGAAACCGGCCACAGCGATTTCGCCGCCCTGCGCGAGGCCTTCGAAATCAGCCGCACCGTTGACATGGTGTATTTCCTGTTCGACGCGCCCTTTCTCAATGGCGTCGACCTGCGCCAGGCGCCAGTGGAAGAACGCCGTGCCGCACTGAAAAAAGCCCTCGGCAACAACGCCAGCAAGCGCCTGCGCTTTTCCGAGTGGTTTTCCGCCAGCCAGCACGACATGTTCGAAAGCGCCATCGCGCTCTCACTGGACAGCGTGGTCGGCAAGCGCCTGGGCAGCCCTTATATGTCCCGCCGAAGCGCCGACTGGGTAAAGCTCAAGTGCCGGTTGCGCCAGGCCTTCGTCATCGTCGGATTCACCCGCCCCCAAGGCAAGCGCAGCGGTTTCGGCGCGCTGCTGCTGGCCGTCAACGGAGCAACGGGGCTGGTGTATGCCGGCCGGGTCGGCACAGGGTTCAGCCAGGTACAAATCAAGCAATTGCATGAGCAACTGTGTACCCAGCAGCGCGAGAGCTCGCCACTGGCTGAGCCGCTCAACGGTACGCAGGGACGCGGCGTGCAATGGGTCGAGCCGACCCTGACTTGTGAAGTCGAATTCACCGAGTGGACCCGCGATAACCAGGTGCGGCAGGCCATTTTCCTCGGTTTGCCGCTCCATACGCCCGCCAACAAAGTGGTTCGGGAGCAACCCCTGCCGATAAAACCCTCCACGCCCAAACCCCAGCGTCGCAAAAAAGCCAGCACCGCCAAAGTCGACGGGGTGACGATCACCCACCCCGAGCGGGTCATCGACAGTGTCAGCGGCGTGCAAAAGGCCGAGTTGGCGCAGTATTACCTGGATATCGCCCCTTGGATCCTGCCGCACCTCAAGTTGCGCCCGGTCGCGCTGCTGCGGGCACCGGACGGTATCGGCGAAGAACTGTTCTTTCAAAAACACGCCGATCGCCTGGAGATTCCCCACATCAGGCAGCTGGATCCGCAACTGGACCCGGGCCATGCAGCCCTGATGGAGATCGATGATATCCACGCGCTGGTCGGCGCGGCGCAGATGGGCACGGTGGAACTGCACACGTGGGCCGCGACCCACGACCGGATCGAGACGCCTGACCTGTTTGTCCTGGACTTGGACCCGGACCCGTCACTGCCCTGGAGCGCCATGATCGAGGCGACCCGCATGACCTTGGCGGTACTCGACGAGCTGGGCTTGCAGGCGTTCCTCAAGACCAGCGGTGGCAAAGGCATGCATGTGATCGTGCCATTGGCGAGAAACGAAGGCTGGGACACCACCAAGGCGTTCGCCAAAGCCATCTCTCAGTTCCTGACCCGGCAAATGCCCGAGCGCATCACCGCCACCATGGGACCGAAGAACCGCGTCGGGAAAATATTCGTCGACTACCTGCGCAACGCCCGTGGAGCCAGCACCGTAGCCGCCTATTCGGTACGTGCCAGGCCAGGCCTGCCGGTCTCGGTGCCGATTGCCCGGGCCGAGCTGTCGACCCTGCGCAACGCCCAGCAATGGGACATGTATACCGCGCTGGAACGGGCCAGAAGCCTGGGCGCCGATCCTTGGGAGGGCTACAACCACCGCCAGCGGATTACCGCCAGGATGTGGGAGCAACTGGATGCGCAAAAGCCCGAGGCATGA